A portion of the Eubacterium maltosivorans genome contains these proteins:
- a CDS encoding ABC transporter ATP-binding protein produces MLKIRDMSVQYGEKPPAVAHFDLHMKRHEIISVVGESGSGKTTVIRSILGLLPGSGRVTGGELLFEEEPLLEKSPEAWRALRGSRIAMIFQDSGSMLNPIRRIGRQFVDFIQTHKAVSKDAARARAVEMLTRMRLPDAENIMDSYPFQLSGGMRQRVGIAMAMVFEPDLLLADEPTSALDVTTQAQIVRQMMALRQDFGTGIMIVTHNLGVAAYMADRIIVMQAGQIVESGTREEVIFHPKQNYTKELVAAVPELGGARFV; encoded by the coding sequence ATGCTGAAAATCCGGGACATGAGCGTCCAGTACGGTGAGAAGCCGCCAGCTGTGGCACACTTTGACCTGCACATGAAAAGACATGAGATCATCAGCGTTGTGGGAGAGAGCGGAAGCGGAAAAACCACGGTGATCCGCTCCATTCTCGGCCTGCTGCCAGGAAGCGGGCGGGTTACCGGCGGAGAGCTCCTTTTTGAGGAGGAGCCCCTGTTGGAAAAAAGCCCGGAAGCCTGGCGGGCCCTGCGGGGCAGCCGCATCGCCATGATTTTTCAGGACAGCGGCAGCATGCTCAACCCCATCCGCAGAATCGGCCGGCAGTTTGTGGATTTTATCCAGACCCATAAGGCCGTTTCAAAGGACGCTGCCCGGGCTCGGGCCGTTGAAATGCTGACGCGCATGCGCCTGCCCGACGCAGAAAATATTATGGACAGCTATCCCTTTCAGCTAAGCGGCGGCATGCGGCAGCGGGTGGGCATTGCCATGGCCATGGTGTTTGAGCCCGATCTGCTGCTGGCCGACGAGCCCACCAGCGCCCTGGACGTGACCACCCAGGCCCAGATCGTGCGCCAGATGATGGCTCTGCGCCAGGACTTTGGCACAGGGATCATGATCGTCACGCACAACCTGGGGGTGGCCGCGTATATGGCGGACCGGATCATTGTCATGCAGGCCGGACAGATCGTGGAGAGCGGCACCCGGGAAGAGGTGATCTTTCACCCGAAACAAAATTATACGAAAGAGCTGGTGGCCGCAGTGCCGGAGCTGGGAGGTGCGCGTTTTGTCTGA
- a CDS encoding heavy metal translocating P-type ATPase: MATKTYILEHLGCADCASKIERKIAALPGVSEANIVYATKQLRLTAEDPDGLLPEMQKIAVSYEPDILITERKRRSLKKAPVAAGRAPHDHKEHHHHDAACACGHDHHDHKEHHHHDAACACGHDHHDHEEHYHHDAACACGHDHHDHEEHHGHYHVPGHPADCQCELCRHGEEYCDICGESLANCTCKMPDADIEKAFFILENLGCANCAAKIEHKIKELPGVEYATITYATKQLRLSADNAAALLPDIQQICAAIEPDVKVIPRKKTVGKGATKVYTLENLGCANCAAKMEAKINALDGVTNATITYATKQLKVTGRDPDSLLPQFRDICQSIESDVQVIPREIRQKAAAQKPQVLSAKPEKKKMSAETKTLIGIIIGAALFVIGEIMERTLPPVYNIPVFVLAYIILGGRIVITAVKNLMKGQVFDENFLMSVATLAAFAIQDYPEAVGVMLFYRVGEYFEDRAVEKSRSQIMNAVDMRPEVVNLLVGDEVRVIDAEDAAIGDILLVRPGDRIPLDGVIVEGESRIDTSPVTGEPVPVKAGYGDEVVSGCVNTSGLLKMRVEKVLEESMVTRILDSVENAAASKPKIDRFITRFSRIYTPFVVGLAILTAVVPSLVTGDWYYWIYTAITFLVISCPCALVLSVPLAFFSGIGAGSKRGILFKGGVSIEGIKNIAAVVMDKTGTITEGNFVVQQAIPTSGVDEAKLLALAASCELTSTHPIGNSIVTAAEERGLSVERPASAREIAGKGIEAILSDGTVLCGNRSLLESQNVDLDGYKNDHYGTEVLLALDGKFIGYLVISDTIKADAVDAIAKIKRLGIRTAMLTGDAQESAEVVAKATGIDEVHAKLLPEDKLSELQAIRKAQGGVMFVGDGINDAPVLAGADVGAAMGSGADAAIEAADVVFMNSSVEAIPQAIEIGRKTSRIAWQNVVFALIIKALVMVLGLMGFANMWMAVFADTGVAILCVLNSIRILYKK, from the coding sequence ATGGCAACAAAAACTTATATACTTGAGCACCTGGGGTGTGCTGACTGCGCTTCAAAAATCGAGCGCAAAATCGCAGCCCTGCCCGGTGTCAGCGAGGCTAACATCGTCTACGCGACCAAACAGCTCCGCCTCACCGCCGAAGACCCAGACGGGCTTTTGCCGGAAATGCAGAAAATCGCAGTTTCCTATGAGCCGGATATTCTCATTACTGAGCGGAAGCGCCGTTCACTGAAAAAAGCACCTGTGGCCGCCGGACGTGCTCCTCACGATCACAAGGAGCATCATCACCACGACGCGGCATGTGCCTGCGGGCACGACCATCATGATCACAAGGAGCATCATCACCACGACGCGGCATGTGCCTGCGGGCACGACCATCATGATCACGAGGAGCATTACCACCATGACGCGGCATGTGCCTGCGGACACGACCATCATGATCACGAGGAGCACCACGGACATTACCATGTTCCCGGCCATCCGGCGGACTGCCAGTGTGAGCTCTGCCGCCACGGCGAGGAATACTGTGACATCTGCGGTGAGAGTCTGGCTAACTGCACCTGTAAAATGCCAGACGCAGACATAGAAAAAGCGTTTTTCATTCTTGAGAATCTTGGATGTGCCAACTGCGCTGCCAAAATAGAGCACAAAATCAAAGAGCTGCCTGGTGTCGAGTATGCCACTATCACCTACGCCACTAAGCAGCTGCGCCTGTCTGCGGATAACGCCGCTGCCCTGCTGCCGGACATTCAGCAGATCTGCGCCGCCATCGAGCCGGACGTCAAAGTCATTCCCCGCAAAAAGACAGTGGGGAAGGGTGCCACAAAGGTTTATACCCTTGAAAACCTGGGCTGCGCCAACTGCGCTGCCAAAATGGAGGCCAAAATCAACGCCCTGGACGGCGTCACCAACGCCACAATCACCTATGCCACTAAGCAGTTGAAGGTTACAGGGAGAGATCCAGACAGCTTGCTCCCCCAGTTTCGTGACATCTGCCAGTCCATCGAATCGGATGTTCAGGTTATTCCGAGGGAAATCCGTCAAAAGGCTGCTGCCCAAAAACCCCAGGTCCTTTCTGCCAAACCCGAAAAAAAGAAAATGTCGGCTGAGACCAAAACCCTCATCGGCATCATTATCGGCGCGGCGCTGTTTGTCATCGGGGAGATCATGGAGCGTACCCTGCCTCCAGTTTACAATATTCCGGTTTTCGTATTGGCCTACATCATCCTCGGCGGACGTATTGTCATTACAGCGGTCAAAAACCTCATGAAGGGTCAGGTCTTTGATGAGAACTTCCTGATGAGTGTGGCCACACTGGCGGCCTTCGCCATTCAGGATTACCCTGAAGCAGTGGGCGTTATGCTGTTTTACCGTGTCGGCGAATACTTTGAAGACCGCGCGGTTGAAAAGAGCCGCAGCCAGATCATGAACGCGGTGGATATGCGCCCCGAAGTCGTCAATCTGCTGGTCGGCGACGAGGTGCGGGTCATCGACGCTGAGGATGCCGCCATCGGTGACATTCTTCTGGTGCGCCCCGGCGACCGTATTCCCCTGGACGGTGTCATTGTCGAGGGGGAAAGCCGAATCGATACCTCCCCTGTGACGGGCGAGCCTGTTCCGGTCAAGGCCGGCTATGGCGACGAGGTGGTTTCGGGCTGTGTCAACACCTCTGGCCTCTTAAAAATGCGGGTTGAAAAAGTGCTGGAAGAATCCATGGTCACCCGTATTCTGGACTCTGTGGAAAACGCGGCGGCCAGCAAGCCGAAAATCGACCGGTTCATCACCCGTTTCTCACGTATTTATACCCCCTTCGTAGTTGGCCTGGCCATCCTGACTGCTGTGGTTCCGTCCCTTGTGACCGGAGACTGGTATTACTGGATTTACACAGCCATCACCTTCCTGGTCATCAGCTGCCCCTGCGCGCTGGTGCTCAGCGTACCTCTGGCCTTCTTCTCAGGCATCGGCGCCGGCTCCAAACGGGGCATTCTGTTTAAAGGCGGCGTTTCCATCGAAGGGATTAAGAACATCGCGGCTGTGGTCATGGATAAAACAGGCACCATCACCGAGGGCAACTTCGTTGTACAGCAGGCCATCCCGACAAGCGGCGTGGATGAAGCTAAGCTTCTGGCTCTGGCGGCCAGCTGTGAGCTCACCTCCACTCACCCTATTGGCAACAGCATTGTAACTGCCGCCGAGGAACGGGGGCTTTCCGTGGAACGTCCGGCTTCCGCCAGGGAAATCGCTGGAAAAGGTATTGAAGCGATTTTAAGTGACGGTACGGTGCTCTGCGGCAACCGCTCGCTGCTCGAATCTCAGAACGTTGACCTGGACGGCTATAAAAATGATCATTATGGCACCGAGGTGCTTCTGGCCCTGGATGGCAAATTCATCGGCTATCTGGTCATCTCAGACACCATTAAGGCCGACGCGGTAGACGCCATCGCCAAGATCAAGCGCCTTGGCATCCGCACTGCCATGCTTACCGGCGACGCCCAGGAAAGCGCTGAGGTGGTCGCAAAGGCGACAGGCATCGATGAAGTTCATGCCAAGCTTCTGCCCGAGGACAAGCTCAGCGAGCTCCAGGCCATCCGTAAAGCCCAGGGCGGCGTGATGTTTGTCGGCGACGGCATCAACGACGCGCCAGTACTGGCCGGCGCCGATGTCGGAGCAGCCATGGGAAGCGGTGCCGATGCAGCCATCGAGGCGGCAGACGTTGTGTTCATGAATTCCAGCGTCGAGGCCATTCCACAGGCCATCGAGATCGGCCGCAAAACCAGCCGTATCGCCTGGCAGAACGTGGTCTTTGCCCTGATCATCAAAGCACTGGTCATGGTTCTGGGCCTGATGGGTTTTGCCAACATGTGGATGGCTGTCTTTGCCGATACCGGCGTTGCCATTCTCTGTGTGCTCAATTCCATCCGTATTTTATATAAAAAATAA
- the nikB gene encoding nickel ABC transporter permease, with protein sequence MNTKQLVNRLLQIVLVLFGISFLTFCLTYLSPGDPAELMLVAGGTPPSEELLAETREEMGLNDPFLVQYGNWLKGFVAGDMGTSYSSKTPVSAVLLNCLGPTLELAAASLILMLVISIPLGILAAVYQNRFPDYLVRGLSFIGVSFPGFWIGLVLLYVFGLKLNWFPIATSGTGFMKLVLPAVTLAIAMSAKYTRQVRTAVLEELRQDYVAGARARGLKESAILWREVLPNAMLPLVTLLGLSLGSLLGGTAVVEIIFSWPGLGKMAVNAIAARDYPLVQGYVIWIALIYMVINLLVDFSYGYLDPRLRGLDREVRRKAVKA encoded by the coding sequence TTGAACACGAAACAGCTTGTTAACCGTTTGCTGCAAATCGTACTGGTGCTTTTTGGCATCAGCTTTCTGACCTTTTGCCTGACCTATTTATCTCCCGGTGACCCGGCCGAGCTGATGCTGGTGGCCGGCGGCACGCCGCCGTCTGAGGAGCTGCTAGCGGAAACCCGGGAGGAGATGGGCCTCAATGACCCGTTTCTGGTGCAGTATGGCAACTGGCTTAAGGGCTTTGTGGCCGGGGATATGGGGACGTCTTATTCCTCGAAAACGCCAGTGAGCGCGGTACTGCTTAACTGCCTTGGCCCGACGCTGGAGCTGGCGGCCGCGTCGCTTATTCTGATGCTTGTGATCTCCATTCCCCTGGGGATTCTGGCAGCCGTGTACCAGAATCGATTTCCGGATTACCTGGTACGGGGATTGTCCTTTATCGGTGTATCCTTTCCAGGCTTCTGGATCGGCCTGGTGCTTCTGTACGTGTTTGGCCTTAAGCTGAACTGGTTTCCCATCGCCACCTCGGGCACAGGCTTTATGAAGCTGGTACTGCCCGCAGTCACACTGGCCATTGCCATGTCGGCCAAATACACAAGACAGGTGCGCACCGCTGTACTGGAGGAGTTACGGCAGGATTATGTGGCTGGGGCCAGGGCCCGGGGCCTTAAGGAATCGGCCATATTGTGGCGGGAGGTGCTGCCAAACGCCATGCTGCCGCTGGTGACCCTGCTGGGCCTGTCCCTGGGTTCGCTGCTCGGCGGTACAGCGGTGGTGGAAATTATTTTCTCCTGGCCCGGCCTGGGCAAAATGGCTGTGAACGCCATTGCAGCCCGGGACTATCCGTTGGTTCAGGGCTATGTGATCTGGATCGCCCTGATTTACATGGTCATCAATCTGCTGGTGGATTTCTCCTACGGTTATCTGGACCCGAGGCTGCGGGGGCTGGACCGGGAAGTGAGAAGAAAGGCGGTAAAAGCGTAA
- a CDS encoding M14 family metallopeptidase, whose amino-acid sequence MENNLSIGTLTASPGEKIQGMLPIPHTEIEVPVTLVNGTGDGKTVLITSGIHSCEYVGIEAAIQLAGELDPENVNGSLILIHPVNVPGFESRYPTLMPGDNKNLNRVFPGSQEGTPADRVAHFFEYSLYSQIDFYIDLHCGEIFEDLTPYVYYVGAADETVSRAARQAALHVDVPYMVKSTATTGAYNYAGVLGIPSILLERGCAGRFTQEEVNADKKDVINILKHLGVLPGAPELRHRPVDLTDLVYLMPKRHGLWYPDVKVGELIAKGQRLGEVRDYFGKTLDTYHAEYDGVVLYQSATLWTDDFCELITYGKFAETTGMTR is encoded by the coding sequence ATGGAAAACAACCTATCAATCGGCACACTGACCGCCTCCCCCGGCGAGAAAATCCAGGGCATGCTGCCCATCCCGCACACAGAAATCGAGGTTCCCGTCACCCTGGTCAACGGCACGGGTGATGGAAAAACCGTCCTCATCACCAGCGGTATCCACAGCTGCGAATACGTCGGCATCGAGGCTGCTATCCAGCTGGCCGGCGAGCTTGACCCCGAAAATGTAAACGGAAGCCTGATCCTCATACACCCGGTCAATGTCCCCGGGTTCGAGTCCCGCTATCCAACGCTTATGCCTGGAGACAACAAAAACCTCAACCGCGTTTTTCCAGGCAGCCAGGAGGGCACCCCTGCCGACCGTGTCGCGCATTTTTTTGAGTACAGCCTTTATTCCCAGATTGATTTCTACATTGACCTGCACTGCGGCGAGATTTTTGAAGACCTGACCCCTTACGTGTATTACGTAGGCGCGGCAGACGAGACCGTGTCCAGGGCTGCCCGGCAGGCCGCCCTTCACGTCGACGTGCCCTATATGGTCAAATCCACTGCCACCACCGGGGCTTACAATTACGCCGGCGTTCTTGGCATTCCCAGTATCCTGCTGGAGCGCGGCTGCGCAGGGCGTTTTACCCAGGAAGAAGTGAACGCGGATAAAAAGGATGTCATCAATATTCTGAAGCACCTGGGCGTGCTGCCTGGCGCACCCGAGCTGCGGCACCGCCCTGTGGATTTAACCGATCTGGTCTACCTCATGCCCAAGCGCCACGGTCTCTGGTATCCCGATGTAAAGGTGGGCGAGCTCATCGCCAAAGGCCAGCGCCTCGGTGAGGTCAGGGATTACTTCGGCAAAACGCTTGACACCTACCACGCCGAATACGATGGTGTTGTCCTCTACCAGTCCGCCACCCTCTGGACCGATGATTTCTGTGAGCTTATCACCTACGGCAAATTTGCGGAAACGACGGGAATGACGCGTTAA
- a CDS encoding MATE family efflux transporter — MEKTREIPLKGQMTEGRIGRQLLLFALPLMFSNLCQQLYNTADAVIVGRLVGADALAAVGASSLLITFMIYFFIGLSIGASVLISQFFGSRKYDKVQEAVHTAVALSLVSGLVLTVLGLAFAPAMLRMMNIPEVGLAYAIPYIRIYFLGMIPMTLYNIGSGVLRAVGDSKTPLACLVVTVVLNIGLDLLFVGPLGMGVAGAALATALAQLAAAVLIVIILLRADPIYRLRPARIRFYVQTLRDIVRIGLPAGLQSVLVCFSNVVVQSQINTFGLEVMAGFTAYMKIDGFLFMPIDAFCLAISNFVGQNMGAGRWERVVKGKNVCLLLCVGVTIGLGVMIILNARLILGMFTSDEAVVLNGMRQLYTVVPLYGIYAADQVFVGVLRGAGATVIPMVITLVCMCGLRLSWIFTTLRFVHDARMIYLSYPLTWIVTGAVLLLYYYKGGWRPERAV, encoded by the coding sequence ATGGAAAAAACCCGTGAAATCCCGTTAAAGGGCCAGATGACCGAGGGCAGGATTGGGCGGCAGCTGCTGCTGTTCGCCCTGCCCCTTATGTTCTCAAACCTCTGCCAACAGCTGTACAATACAGCTGACGCCGTGATTGTCGGCCGTTTGGTGGGCGCAGACGCGCTGGCAGCTGTAGGCGCGAGCAGTTTGCTCATCACCTTTATGATCTATTTTTTTATCGGCCTGTCTATCGGGGCCAGCGTGCTGATTTCACAGTTTTTTGGCAGCCGGAAATACGATAAAGTGCAGGAAGCTGTGCACACCGCCGTAGCCCTGAGCCTAGTATCCGGCCTTGTCCTCACTGTTCTGGGTCTGGCCTTTGCGCCGGCTATGCTGCGGATGATGAACATTCCCGAGGTTGGGCTGGCATACGCCATACCCTATATCCGCATCTATTTTCTGGGCATGATACCCATGACCCTTTACAATATTGGCAGCGGCGTCCTGCGTGCTGTGGGCGATTCCAAAACCCCGCTGGCCTGTCTGGTGGTCACGGTGGTGCTAAATATCGGGCTTGATCTGCTCTTTGTAGGGCCGCTGGGCATGGGCGTTGCCGGAGCTGCGCTGGCCACTGCCCTGGCCCAGCTGGCCGCCGCTGTGCTCATTGTCATTATCCTGCTGAGGGCCGACCCCATCTATCGGCTGCGGCCAGCGAGAATCCGTTTTTACGTCCAGACACTCAGAGATATTGTGCGTATCGGCCTGCCCGCCGGGCTGCAGTCTGTGCTGGTCTGTTTCTCCAATGTGGTGGTCCAGTCCCAGATTAACACCTTTGGGCTGGAGGTCATGGCTGGGTTTACCGCTTATATGAAGATTGACGGGTTTCTCTTTATGCCCATTGACGCCTTCTGTCTGGCCATCTCCAACTTCGTGGGCCAAAATATGGGCGCAGGGCGCTGGGAGCGGGTGGTAAAAGGCAAGAACGTCTGCCTGCTGCTGTGCGTTGGTGTGACCATTGGCCTGGGCGTAATGATTATTCTGAACGCCCGGCTGATCCTGGGCATGTTTACCTCGGACGAGGCAGTGGTTTTAAACGGCATGCGCCAGTTGTACACCGTGGTGCCCCTTTATGGCATTTACGCTGCCGATCAGGTGTTTGTGGGCGTTCTTCGGGGGGCCGGGGCTACGGTCATCCCCATGGTCATCACTCTGGTGTGCATGTGCGGCCTGCGGCTGAGCTGGATTTTTACCACCCTGAGGTTTGTACACGATGCGCGCATGATCTACCTGAGCTATCCGCTGACCTGGATCGTGACCGGAGCAGTGCTTTTGCTCTATTATTATAAAGGCGGCTGGCGGCCGGAAAGGGCCGTCTGA
- the nikC gene encoding nickel transporter permease, protein MKAFFRQNRLFAICGILAVVIVLIAVFAPWIAPHDPYETIMQNALRPPSAEYPCGTDQLGRCELSRIIYGTRASLEMTLTLVVIVFAAGTFLGMAAGYFGGAVDAVIMRISDMMISFPGMVLAIAIAGMLGPSLFNTVIALAVVSWTKYARLSRSLVLKIKNSVYISAAVVTGARTGRVLGGYVVPNIIPTMIVTAAMDVGTMMLELAALSFLGLGAQPPTPEWGLMLNEGRQYLQTAPWLMLFPGIAIFMVVSVFNLMGDGLRDILDPRQD, encoded by the coding sequence ATGAAAGCTTTTTTCAGACAGAACAGGCTTTTTGCTATCTGCGGGATTCTGGCGGTGGTGATTGTTCTGATCGCGGTGTTTGCGCCGTGGATCGCGCCCCATGATCCCTATGAGACCATTATGCAGAACGCTCTCAGGCCGCCGTCGGCGGAGTACCCCTGCGGCACAGACCAGCTGGGCCGCTGTGAGCTGTCCAGAATTATCTACGGGACGCGGGCGTCGCTGGAAATGACATTGACGCTGGTAGTTATTGTCTTTGCGGCCGGCACGTTTCTCGGGATGGCAGCCGGTTATTTCGGCGGTGCGGTGGACGCGGTGATCATGCGGATATCAGATATGATGATCTCTTTTCCGGGCATGGTTCTGGCCATTGCCATTGCCGGGATGCTGGGGCCGAGCCTCTTTAACACGGTCATTGCCCTGGCAGTGGTGAGCTGGACAAAATACGCCCGTCTGAGCCGCAGCCTGGTACTCAAGATCAAAAACAGCGTGTACATCTCCGCGGCGGTGGTTACTGGGGCGCGGACCGGCCGGGTACTGGGCGGTTACGTCGTACCGAACATCATTCCGACCATGATTGTGACCGCGGCCATGGATGTGGGCACCATGATGCTTGAACTGGCGGCCCTCTCCTTTCTGGGGCTGGGGGCACAGCCGCCCACGCCGGAATGGGGCTTGATGCTTAACGAGGGGCGGCAGTATCTGCAGACCGCGCCCTGGCTTATGCTGTTCCCCGGTATCGCTATTTTTATGGTGGTTTCGGTGTTTAACCTGATGGGCGACGGGCTCCGGGATATACTGGACCCACGTCAGGATTAG
- a CDS encoding ABC transporter ATP-binding protein, protein MRVLSEKHEIVLETRELTKCFHAPGGRTLKACDSVSLTARCGETLGIVGESGCGKSTFVKMLVQLEKPTSGAIYFRGKDIAGFSGEAARQNRRHIQMVFQDPAASFSPKMRVGDIITEPLMNFGMITRKQRMEKAAALLEMVELDADFMSRYPHNMSGGQLQRVGIARALALNPEVLVCDEATSALDVSIQKKIVALLTRLQREKNIAMLFICHDMALVQSLSHRLAVMYLGNIVETVPGGQLCEAAMHPYTQALLGSVFSLHMDCCQKIETIDGDPPSPLDLPPGCPFAGRCQKCMPVCKTNKPVLKDVAPGHQVACHLY, encoded by the coding sequence GTGCGCGTTTTGTCTGAAAAACATGAAATTGTCCTGGAAACCAGAGAGCTGACCAAATGCTTCCACGCCCCAGGCGGGCGCACGCTCAAGGCCTGCGACAGCGTCAGCCTGACAGCGCGGTGCGGCGAGACCCTGGGCATTGTGGGAGAGAGTGGCTGCGGAAAAAGCACCTTTGTTAAAATGCTGGTTCAGCTTGAAAAGCCTACCTCGGGTGCGATATACTTTAGAGGAAAGGATATCGCCGGATTCTCGGGCGAAGCGGCCCGGCAGAACCGCCGGCATATCCAGATGGTATTTCAGGATCCTGCCGCCTCTTTCAGTCCAAAGATGCGGGTGGGCGACATCATTACCGAGCCACTCATGAATTTTGGCATGATTACCCGGAAACAGCGGATGGAAAAGGCCGCGGCCCTGCTTGAGATGGTCGAGCTGGACGCGGATTTTATGAGCCGCTATCCCCACAACATGAGCGGCGGCCAGCTTCAGCGGGTAGGTATTGCCAGAGCGCTGGCACTGAACCCGGAGGTGCTGGTCTGCGACGAGGCCACCTCGGCCCTGGATGTTTCCATTCAGAAGAAAATCGTGGCGCTGCTCACCCGGCTTCAACGGGAAAAAAACATTGCCATGCTCTTTATCTGCCACGATATGGCCCTGGTCCAGAGCCTGAGCCACCGGCTGGCCGTCATGTATCTGGGCAATATCGTGGAGACCGTGCCAGGCGGGCAGCTGTGCGAAGCCGCCATGCACCCCTATACCCAGGCGCTGCTGGGGTCTGTGTTTTCACTGCACATGGACTGCTGTCAAAAGATCGAAACCATTGACGGTGACCCGCCGAGCCCGCTGGATTTACCGCCGGGCTGTCCCTTTGCCGGGCGATGTCAAAAATGTATGCCGGTCTGCAAAACGAACAAGCCCGTCCTGAAGGACGTGGCGCCAGGCCACCAGGTGGCCTGCCATCTCTATTAA
- a CDS encoding ABC transporter substrate-binding protein, protein MSKFKKLLLAVAILAMTATGLSGCGSSGGSSGASDQLNIGVTSFADTLEPTEQYFSWVVMRYGVGETLVKFNEEMGAEPWLAESWELGSDNLTWTFKIRDGVKFSNGTALTADLVKTSLERTFEMSKRASSDFFQYDAMTADGSNLVIKTKNPTPGLPGCLADPLFLIVDTTVDTTAFATDGPICTGPYAVKSFDKEKCVVARNENYWDGEVPYSEVNIQVIDDANTRAMALQSGEVDMAVNISSSDLSLFEGNDQFDINSIASLRTVLSFMNQRGALADLKVRQAVIRALDRQTYADNLLHGTFEAGKAPIPPSLDYGFNTLKDENAYNLESARQLLAEAGYADTNGDGIVEKDGQNLTLQYVIYDSRAELPILATATQANLKEIGIDVKVETYEYTTLLDMQENGEYDLLIWNVITANTGDPENYLKEYWKTHTDENKNANTAGYSNPEVDAVLDQLSTEFDTAKRQDLVITAQQLIMNDAASIFYAYPETNIISSKKITGVEMLPADYYWLTKEIKPVQ, encoded by the coding sequence ATGAGTAAATTTAAGAAACTGTTATTGGCAGTGGCGATTCTGGCCATGACGGCAACGGGGTTATCGGGCTGCGGTAGCAGCGGAGGATCTTCGGGGGCCTCAGATCAGCTAAACATTGGAGTGACGAGCTTTGCAGATACGCTTGAGCCCACCGAGCAGTATTTCAGCTGGGTGGTCATGCGTTATGGCGTGGGTGAAACACTGGTAAAATTCAACGAGGAGATGGGCGCAGAGCCCTGGCTGGCAGAAAGCTGGGAATTGGGCAGCGATAACCTGACCTGGACCTTTAAAATACGCGACGGCGTCAAATTTTCTAACGGTACAGCCTTGACCGCTGACCTGGTCAAGACATCGCTGGAGCGGACCTTTGAGATGAGCAAACGCGCCAGCTCAGACTTTTTCCAGTACGACGCCATGACGGCGGACGGATCAAACCTGGTGATCAAGACAAAAAATCCGACACCGGGGCTGCCTGGCTGCCTGGCCGACCCGCTGTTTTTGATCGTGGATACCACTGTGGACACCACGGCCTTTGCCACGGACGGGCCGATCTGCACAGGGCCTTACGCGGTTAAATCCTTTGACAAGGAAAAATGTGTGGTGGCAAGAAATGAAAATTACTGGGATGGTGAGGTCCCCTACAGTGAAGTGAACATCCAGGTTATTGATGACGCCAACACCCGCGCTATGGCCCTGCAGTCGGGCGAGGTAGATATGGCCGTCAACATCAGCAGCAGCGATTTATCCCTGTTTGAGGGCAACGATCAGTTTGACATCAACAGCATCGCGTCGCTGCGGACCGTGCTTTCTTTTATGAATCAGCGCGGAGCACTGGCCGATTTGAAGGTGCGCCAGGCGGTGATCCGTGCCCTGGACCGCCAGACCTACGCGGATAATCTGCTCCACGGCACCTTTGAGGCCGGAAAAGCCCCGATTCCGCCGTCTCTGGATTACGGTTTTAACACCCTGAAGGATGAAAACGCCTATAATCTGGAGAGCGCCAGACAGCTGCTGGCCGAGGCAGGCTATGCGGACACCAACGGCGACGGTATTGTGGAAAAGGACGGACAGAACCTGACGCTCCAGTACGTTATTTACGACAGCCGCGCAGAGCTGCCTATCCTGGCCACTGCTACCCAGGCCAACCTGAAGGAAATCGGCATTGACGTCAAGGTCGAGACCTACGAATACACCACTTTGCTGGATATGCAGGAAAACGGCGAGTACGATCTGTTAATCTGGAACGTCATCACCGCCAACACCGGCGACCCGGAAAACTACCTGAAAGAATACTGGAAAACCCATACCGATGAAAACAAAAACGCCAATACGGCCGGTTACAGCAACCCTGAGGTCGACGCGGTCTTAGACCAGCTGTCCACCGAGTTTGACACGGCCAAACGGCAGGATCTGGTCATTACGGCCCAGCAGCTTATCATGAACGACGCGGCCAGCATTTTCTATGCTTATCCAGAAACCAACATTATTTCCAGCAAGAAGATTACCGGTGTTGAGATGCTGCCAGCGGATTACTATTGGCTGACCAAGGAAATCAAACCAGTACAGTAG